Proteins co-encoded in one Archangium lipolyticum genomic window:
- a CDS encoding aminotransferase class I/II-fold pyridoxal phosphate-dependent enzyme, translating into MATYPASPREAFQQLRTLSEQLAVPESRPRALAELRELAGLARDKPEGAPLRLGSVVVAVGSSQERLELLLLPSIFSPEAWAHTFLEGLLKVPLDEYAGKRLVEVGAGSGWVCIALARFTRLAHILGVDLNPHSAPVAWCNAWLNGDEALVSRLSFGESDLLRQVAGPEPWDFVVGCIPQVLRGEGLPAEVSQADEQALYDLSNYCAIQNVYEDHFGLGLIARLLDEVPERLAPDGRLLLNLAGRPGRAIIERMFTRRGFTTRVRVARRVMQAADTDIRPLVALEQRTQREFEFFMEAHSPEPLRAATALGWLAAGHPIWHEVAVWEARLALPRETLALRAALRALGLPRLQEALDLAASPPEQLGFVAGLAERLARSPFLPYAHESGDLSLRQLVARYLGRFFELRLAEEELFVAPEREQAVYSLLLATCDEGDGVLVSHNLHGVYAPVLAKAGVHVTVTHNTLGEIRRLLGAFDVKVVLLSVEPGERANMAELRDILAEAERRGILVVLDESPFFNITAEVEPRTLFEFLAREPHTSHLVVLYGLIKNAVFPDWELTLLLPVPERLREDLEVAAEVTYSRISTLVQWFYERTFAELLTFRIAFAEPRPPPARPVPEVPLPRSKRIARLAGFPAFAPKVFRVDDPELIRLDYGENEYPLPQPLMEGLVAACAAPRDSGTQHGLAESVAAFLLETRGVRYTPEEILLAPGVWPLVHHLGVALRRMLGRAPRVFVATPCYGVLPPAWVAAGAEVDLAPLSALQARRGPGAPDVVVISQPSNPAGYYLSHEELVGLAAYVVEQRCLLVSDEIFGLVNLSNPTAETVHGPVGLEATVPGIGARTVVLGGLSKEFAAGGLRVGWMATRDRALAAAVRESAPGVLHLATARAASRLYAAYARSPEGKLLYPERHRALREFLARMRRDLAEKRELIAEALPEDGRAETVEAGGLFLAPRVTSWLGREVDGERLTVENLPAVVYARTHVVLNGGDWCGDPARMRVVFSIPRETLLKARERLLAFAADLR; encoded by the coding sequence ATGGCCACCTACCCCGCGTCGCCCCGGGAAGCGTTCCAGCAGCTGCGCACCCTGTCCGAGCAGCTCGCGGTGCCCGAGAGCCGCCCGCGTGCCCTCGCGGAGCTGCGGGAGCTGGCCGGGCTCGCCCGGGACAAGCCCGAGGGCGCGCCCCTGCGGCTCGGCTCGGTGGTGGTGGCGGTGGGCTCCTCCCAGGAGCGGCTGGAGTTGCTGCTGCTGCCCTCCATCTTCTCGCCCGAGGCCTGGGCCCACACCTTCCTGGAGGGACTGTTGAAGGTCCCCCTCGATGAGTACGCCGGCAAGCGGCTGGTGGAGGTGGGCGCGGGCTCGGGGTGGGTGTGCATCGCGCTGGCCCGCTTCACCCGGCTGGCGCACATCCTCGGGGTGGACCTCAATCCCCACTCGGCGCCCGTGGCGTGGTGCAACGCCTGGCTCAACGGGGACGAGGCGCTGGTGTCGCGGCTCTCCTTCGGGGAGAGCGACCTGCTGCGCCAGGTGGCCGGGCCGGAGCCGTGGGACTTCGTGGTGGGCTGCATTCCGCAGGTGCTGCGCGGCGAGGGGTTGCCGGCGGAGGTATCCCAGGCCGACGAGCAGGCCCTGTACGACCTGTCCAACTACTGCGCCATCCAGAACGTTTACGAGGACCACTTCGGGCTGGGGCTCATCGCGCGGCTGCTGGACGAGGTGCCCGAGCGCCTGGCGCCGGACGGGCGGCTGCTGCTCAACCTCGCGGGGCGGCCCGGGCGGGCCATCATCGAGCGCATGTTCACCCGGCGCGGCTTCACCACCCGGGTGCGCGTGGCGCGGCGGGTGATGCAGGCGGCGGACACGGACATCCGCCCCCTGGTGGCGCTGGAGCAGCGCACGCAGCGCGAGTTCGAATTCTTCATGGAGGCGCACAGCCCCGAGCCCCTGCGCGCCGCCACCGCGCTCGGGTGGCTGGCCGCGGGTCATCCCATCTGGCACGAGGTGGCGGTATGGGAGGCGAGGCTCGCCCTGCCGCGCGAGACGCTCGCGTTGCGCGCCGCCCTGCGCGCCCTGGGCCTGCCCCGGTTGCAGGAGGCGCTGGACCTGGCGGCCTCCCCGCCCGAGCAGCTCGGCTTCGTGGCCGGGCTGGCTGAGCGTCTGGCCCGCTCGCCCTTCCTTCCGTACGCGCACGAGTCCGGGGACCTCAGCCTGCGCCAGCTCGTGGCGCGCTACCTGGGACGCTTCTTCGAGCTGCGGCTCGCGGAGGAGGAACTCTTCGTGGCGCCCGAGCGCGAGCAGGCGGTGTACTCGCTGCTGCTGGCCACCTGCGACGAGGGCGACGGAGTGCTCGTGTCGCACAACCTGCACGGCGTGTACGCGCCGGTGCTGGCCAAGGCGGGCGTGCACGTCACCGTCACGCACAACACGCTGGGGGAGATCCGCCGGCTGTTGGGGGCGTTCGACGTGAAGGTGGTGCTGCTGTCGGTGGAGCCCGGGGAGCGCGCCAACATGGCGGAGCTGCGGGACATCCTCGCCGAGGCGGAGCGGCGGGGCATCCTGGTGGTGCTCGACGAGAGCCCCTTCTTCAACATCACCGCCGAGGTGGAGCCGCGCACGCTCTTCGAGTTCCTGGCCCGCGAGCCGCACACCTCGCACCTGGTGGTGCTGTACGGGCTCATCAAGAACGCCGTCTTCCCGGACTGGGAGCTGACGCTGCTGCTGCCGGTGCCGGAGCGCCTGCGAGAGGACCTGGAGGTGGCGGCGGAGGTGACGTACTCGCGCATCAGCACGCTGGTGCAGTGGTTCTACGAGCGCACCTTCGCGGAGCTGCTCACCTTCCGCATCGCCTTCGCGGAGCCGCGGCCCCCGCCCGCGCGCCCGGTGCCGGAGGTGCCCCTGCCGCGCTCCAAGCGCATCGCCCGGCTGGCGGGCTTCCCGGCCTTCGCGCCCAAGGTGTTCCGCGTCGACGACCCGGAGCTCATCCGCCTGGACTACGGGGAGAACGAGTACCCCCTGCCGCAACCGTTGATGGAGGGGCTGGTGGCGGCGTGCGCGGCGCCGCGCGACTCGGGGACGCAGCACGGGTTGGCGGAGTCGGTGGCGGCCTTCCTGCTGGAGACGCGGGGCGTGCGCTACACGCCCGAGGAGATATTGCTCGCGCCCGGGGTGTGGCCGCTGGTGCACCACCTGGGCGTGGCGCTGCGGCGGATGTTGGGACGTGCTCCGCGCGTGTTCGTGGCCACCCCCTGCTACGGCGTGTTGCCACCCGCGTGGGTGGCCGCCGGGGCCGAGGTGGACCTGGCGCCCCTGTCCGCCCTTCAGGCGCGGCGGGGGCCGGGCGCTCCGGACGTGGTGGTCATCTCGCAGCCCTCCAACCCCGCCGGGTACTACCTGTCCCACGAGGAGCTGGTGGGCCTGGCCGCGTACGTGGTGGAGCAGCGCTGCCTGCTCGTCTCGGATGAAATCTTCGGGTTGGTGAACCTCTCCAACCCGACGGCGGAGACGGTGCACGGCCCGGTGGGACTGGAGGCGACGGTGCCGGGCATCGGCGCGCGGACGGTGGTGCTCGGGGGCCTGTCCAAGGAGTTCGCGGCGGGTGGCCTGCGCGTGGGGTGGATGGCGACACGGGACCGGGCGCTGGCGGCGGCGGTGCGGGAGAGCGCGCCGGGCGTGTTGCACCTGGCCACGGCGCGGGCGGCTTCGCGTCTCTACGCGGCCTATGCGCGCAGCCCGGAGGGGAAGCTGCTCTACCCGGAGCGGCACCGGGCCCTGCGCGAGTTCCTCGCGCGCATGCGGAGGGATCTCGCGGAGAAGCGGGAGCTCATCGCCGAGGCTCTGCCCGAGGACGGAAGGGCCGAGACGGTGGAGGCCGGAGGCCTCTTCCTGGCGCCGAGGGTGACCTCCTGGCTGGGACGCGAGGTGGACGGGGAGCGGCTCACCGTGGAGAACCTGCCCGCGGTGGTGTACGCGCGCACGCACGTGGTGCTGAACGGAGGGGACTGGTGTGGAGACCCGGCGCGGATGCGCGTGGTCTTCTCCATTCCCCGCGAGACGTTGCTGAAGGCACGGGAGCGGTTGCTGGCCTTCGCGGCCGACCTGCGCTGA
- a CDS encoding class I SAM-dependent methyltransferase produces the protein MANLRNLPRQALGDLQFKLRHLPLVGTLRNMLVSAPPELSSPVPRDSGLVDAERVETYRRAIERYVKPGHVVVDVGTGNGLRAFLAAKHGPRKLYAVDASRNLDTARWVARRNGLSDIEFVRVDSSRFQPPEKADVLLHDQVGDALFDTGLVPRLLNLRDRVLARGGRILPNRFEVFFEPVQLREEARLPFIWNQRLPSVDFSCLQVLRDTMDPAYFTRFIRPQDVERLLCDPEPAFALDLETLRAGALPQRLRLSRPVVREGRMDGLCLFYRSRFDSELSFDTFPERQRACTPVLLLRTDPRDFARYETVHVELSLPELPDITTWRWSFQ, from the coding sequence ATGGCGAACCTGAGGAATCTGCCTCGTCAGGCTTTGGGGGATCTGCAATTCAAGCTGCGCCACCTGCCCCTGGTGGGGACGCTGCGAAACATGCTCGTGAGCGCGCCACCGGAGCTGTCGAGCCCGGTGCCCCGGGACTCGGGCCTGGTGGATGCGGAGCGGGTGGAGACGTACCGGCGCGCCATCGAGCGCTACGTGAAGCCGGGCCACGTGGTGGTGGACGTGGGCACGGGCAATGGCCTGCGGGCCTTCCTCGCGGCGAAGCACGGTCCCCGGAAGCTGTACGCGGTGGATGCCTCGCGCAATCTGGACACGGCCCGCTGGGTGGCCCGCCGCAACGGGCTCTCGGACATCGAGTTCGTGCGCGTGGACAGCTCGCGCTTCCAGCCCCCGGAGAAGGCGGACGTCCTGCTGCATGACCAGGTGGGGGACGCGCTCTTCGACACGGGGCTGGTGCCCCGGCTGTTGAACCTGCGCGACCGGGTGCTGGCGCGCGGCGGCCGCATCCTGCCCAACCGCTTCGAGGTCTTCTTCGAGCCGGTGCAGCTGCGCGAGGAGGCGCGCCTGCCCTTCATCTGGAACCAGCGTCTGCCCAGCGTGGACTTCAGCTGCCTGCAGGTGCTGCGGGACACGATGGACCCCGCGTACTTCACCCGCTTCATCCGGCCCCAGGACGTGGAGCGGTTGCTGTGCGACCCCGAGCCCGCCTTCGCCCTCGACCTGGAGACGCTGCGGGCCGGCGCGCTGCCGCAGCGCCTGCGCCTGTCCCGGCCGGTGGTGCGCGAGGGCCGCATGGACGGCCTGTGCCTCTTCTACCGGTCCCGCTTCGACTCGGAGCTGTCCTTCGACACCTTCCCCGAGCGCCAGCGGGCTTGTACTCCAGTGCTACTGCTGCGGACGGATCCGCGGGACTTTGCCCGCTACGAGACGGTTCACGTGGAACTGTCGTTGCCGGAGCTGCCGGACATCACCACATGGCGGTGGAGCTTCCAGTGA